GTTTCAAACCATTTTTAAATGATTCTGTAAAATCTTTTCCATCTGGACCTTTCGCTAATCCCTTTGGAACAAGGCTATCGACTGCTTTTGAACCATCATTTAAAAGAACGTTTACTAGATCTTTTTTATCGACAGAAAGCGCGATTGCTTCACGTAAATTTTTATTTTTAAGCGGTGTATCTTGACCATTACGCTTTTCATTTAATCGTAAGAAGAATGTATTTGGTTGTTCATATACACCAAATTCACCTTTTTTGTTTCGGTATTTATCTACAAATTCTCCCTTTAATATCGCAAAATCTACTTGACCACTATCATATAAATTAACTAAAGTTGCTGGTTCTTTCACTACACTGTAGTTAATTTCTTCAAGCTTCACTGTTTTTTTATCCCAATAATTTTCATTTTTCTTCAACTTCCAACCTTGTTCATGCTTCCATTCAGACATAACGAATGGTCCGTTATATAAAACCGTGTCAGCTTCTAATCCGAATTTATCTCCTTTTTCTTTTACAAATTTCTCATTTAACGGATAATAAGATGGAAATGCTGTTAAATTTAAAAAGTACGGCACAGGTCTTTCTAATTCTACCTCAAGTGTATAGTCATCGACTGCTTTTACACCTAGCGTAGATACCTCTGCTTGTCCTTTATTAATCGCTTCTGCATTTTTGATTGGATATGCAATAAATGCATACTCCGAAGCTGTACTTGGATCTAATAATCGTTGCCATGCAAAGACGAAATCTTTCGCTGTTACTGGATCTCCATTTGACCATTTTGCCTCTTTACGTAGTTTAAATGTATATTTTTTGCCATCTTCACTTTTCGTGCTAGATTCTGCTGCTGCTGGAATTGGCTTATTATCTTTATCAAGACGATATAATCCTTCCATTGTATTCCCTAATACTTGAGAACCAACTGTATCAGTTGATTTTGAAGTATCCATCGTTGGAATTTCTTGTCTTTCTGTACGGTTAAATACTTGCTTTGCCGCTAACTTCTCACCTGATTTACTATCTCCCTTAGAATTTGTACTTGCCTGCTTATCCCCACCTGTAGAACATGCTGATAATGCCATGCTCATCGCTAAGACCGGTGCTACAACCGCTGTTAGTTTTTTTATTTTTCTCTTTGTCACTTTCTATACCCTCCTCAATTACCTGTACGTTTCTAGATTGAGAAATTTCTGAAAATTCCTTTTTTCTTTATATTATATTTATCAGAAGATTTCTATTAACTATTATTCTACTATTTTTCTGCATTTTGTAAAGTAATATTATTGAAAATTTTATAAAAATTATTTTATTGCAGTACTATTTATAAAAATCCTATAAAAATATTAAAACCTTTACTCTTACTACAATCGTTAAGTATTACAACTTACCTTTTCTATTTATAGATTTTCCACCAATAAATAGCTACTTATAAAAAATGCATAAACGATAATTTTTTTATTACAAAAATAAAAGAGGCTCTCAAAAGTTGCTGAATCACCAGTAACTTTTGACATAGCCTCTTTCTACATACGAATTAACACTTGTTTATATTTTTCTTCACTAAATTCATTTTCACTTTTTGCAACAACGACAGTCGCAATGCCATTACCAATTAAATTGACAATCGCACGCGCTTCTGACATAAAACGGTCAACGCCAAGTAAAAGTGCAAGTCCTTCTAAAGG
The window above is part of the Bacillus cytotoxicus NVH 391-98 genome. Proteins encoded here:
- a CDS encoding peptide ABC transporter substrate-binding protein; translated protein: MTKRKIKKLTAVVAPVLAMSMALSACSTGGDKQASTNSKGDSKSGEKLAAKQVFNRTERQEIPTMDTSKSTDTVGSQVLGNTMEGLYRLDKDNKPIPAAAESSTKSEDGKKYTFKLRKEAKWSNGDPVTAKDFVFAWQRLLDPSTASEYAFIAYPIKNAEAINKGQAEVSTLGVKAVDDYTLEVELERPVPYFLNLTAFPSYYPLNEKFVKEKGDKFGLEADTVLYNGPFVMSEWKHEQGWKLKKNENYWDKKTVKLEEINYSVVKEPATLVNLYDSGQVDFAILKGEFVDKYRNKKGEFGVYEQPNTFFLRLNEKRNGQDTPLKNKNLREAIALSVDKKDLVNVLLNDGSKAVDSLVPKGLAKGPDGKDFTESFKNGLKHNTKKAAAAWEKAKKELGKDEVTIELLSYDDGNARKVADYIKDQIEKNLKGVKINIKIQPFKQKLKLESAQDYEISYAGWSPDYSDPMTYLDMFETNSSYNQMSYSNPKYDEIIKQGKTELMADAKKRWAELGKAEKLLLEEDVALVPLFQRADAYVMKPNIKGVVHHNISPEFSFKWAYVTE